In a genomic window of Erigeron canadensis isolate Cc75 chromosome 5, C_canadensis_v1, whole genome shotgun sequence:
- the LOC122600560 gene encoding (E)-beta-farnesene synthase-like, whose protein sequence is MATSLNMPILASSSPDNDQGTKNDVVRNTMNSQRSIWGDMFLTYNETKDQAYMERRAKELKEEVRKTLVITSLTEPIQHVKLLEHIDAVQRLGVAYHFDDEIEECLKHIYVAYGDRWINNNDLQSTSLWFRLLRQQGFNISSEIFNKYKSEKGTFMESMKDDVGGMLSLYEATFMRIEGEKVLEEALDFTKYHLGNIVNNHTLNIDTLLETKVHQALEQPIRKMLPRLEALRYIPIYEQEDSHNEDLLTFAKLDFNLLQELHRKELSLITKWWKDLDVSSKLPYVRDRIVEGYFWVLAIYYEPQHSDTRIFLMKACNLGIILDDTYDNYGTYEELKIFTEAIERWSTSCLDMLPEYMKMIYQELIDVHKEAEEMQEKKGNAYRSYYAKEMVKDCARNLLIESKWVNEGYIATLEEHLSVTLVTCQYAMIVAKCYVHGDDLITEDAFKWVSTYPPIVKASCLILRLMDDIATHKKEQERNHVASSIECYMKQYGVSEEQACEALSKQVEDSWKVINKETLRPTDVPRPLLTPPINLARVCDVLYKRGDNYTYAGKEMIKYINSLLVNAMSL, encoded by the exons ATGGCCACTAGCTTAAACATGCCTATTTTAGCTTCTTCGTCTCCCGATAATGACCAAGGTACCAAAAACGATGTTGTCCGCAACACAATGAACTCCCAACGTAGCATATGGGGAGATATGTTTCTCACATATAATGAG ACAAAGGATCAAGCTTACATGGAGCGGCGGGCTAAGGAACTAAAAGAGGAAGTGAGGAAAACGCTAGTGATAACAAGCTTGACCGAGCCAATACAACATGTGAAGTTATTGGAGCATATCGACGCGGTCCAACGCCTTGGTGTAGCATACCATTTTGATGACGAAATCGAGGAATGTTTGAAACATATCTATGTCGCATATGGGGATCGATGGATCAACAATAACGACCTTCAAAGTACTTCACTTTGGTTCAGGCTCCTAAGACAACAAGGCTTTAACATTTCAAgtg AAATATTCAACAAATATAAGAGTGAAAAAGGAACTTTTATGGAGTCCATGAAAGATGATGTTGGAGGCATGCTTTCTTTGTACGAAGCAACGTTCATGAGGATAGAAGGTGAAAAAGTTTTAGAAGAAGCACTCGATTTCACAAAATACCACCTTGGAAACATAGTCAACAATCACACTTTGAATATTGACACTTTACTTGAAACTAAAGTACATCAAGCACTTGAACAACCTATTCGAAAGATGTTGCCAAGGCTAGAAGCATTGCGCTACATACCCATCTACGAACAAGAAGATTCCCATAACGAGGACTTATTAACGTTTGCCAAGTTAGATTTCAATTTGCTCCAAGAATTGCACCGAAAGGAGCTTAGCCTAATTACCAA ATGGTGGAAGGATTTGGATGTGTCATCAAAACTACCTTATGTTCGGGACAGAATAGTCGAAGGTTACTTCTGGGTATTGGCGATATATTATGAGCCTCAACATTCTGACACAAGGATTTTTCTAATGAAAGCCTGCAACCTTGGAATCATTTTGGATGACACGTACGACAATTATGGTACTTATGAGGAACTCAAGATATTTACAGAAGCTATTGAAAg ATGGTCGACAAGTTGCTTGGATATGCTCCCCGAATACATGAAAATGATATATCAAGAACTTATTGATGTCCACAAAGAAGCCGAAGAAATGCAAGAAAAGAAGGGAAATGCATATCGCAGCTACTATGCGAAAGAGATG GTGAAAGACTGCGCACGGAATCTTCTAATCGAATCAAAATGGGTAAACGAGGGATATATCGCAACCCTAGAGGAGCATTTGTCGGTTACGTTGGTAACTTGTCAATATGCCATGATCGTCGCCAAATGTTATGTTCACGGGGATGATTTGATAACCGAGGATGCTTTCAAATGGGTATCCACCTATCCTCCTATCGTTAAAGCGTCTTGTTTGATTTTAAGGCTCATGGATGATATTGCTACAcacaag AAAGAGCAAGAACGAAACCATGTAGCTTCAAGTATCGAATGCTACATGAAGCAGTATGGGGTGTCAGAAGAGCAAGCTTGTGAAGCATTGTCAAAACAAGTGGAAGATAGTTGGAAAGTTATAAACAAAGAGACTCTAAGGCCAACTGACGTGCCGAGGCCTCTACTTACGCCTCCAATTAACCTTGCACGCGTTTGTGATGTCCTATATAAACGTGGCGATAATTACACCTATGCTGGAAAAGAAATGATCAAATACATTAACTCTCTTCTGGTTAATGCCATGAGTTTGTAG